From the genome of Nicotiana tabacum cultivar K326 chromosome 2, ASM71507v2, whole genome shotgun sequence:
AAAAACATCCAGTAGTTTTTGCAGAAACCCTATCAGCAGTCTCTTCGATTGAGAATCCCTATTTGTACTATGTGCGATTTGTAAATGAGGATTACAACAAAAACATGGTCCCATTGACACCATTGGCAATTTGGACAGATAAGTAGACAAGGGTTCTCTTGTGTGGTTGATCCTGAATAGTACCAACAATTTCCAACGGGACGTCTAAGAATGACGTGAATTTGTCGACTCAAATATTAAAATTTGACAAGAATCGAACCTCGATTACACATTTATTGTGCAAGTAATTATACGCACGCAAAAGGAAATGACGATCTGGAAACACAAGCGCTGATACAAAAATAGAAGAGCATTCACTTAATGCAGAACTTAGATGTCAATTTGTTAAGGCTATTTTAGTAGCTAGCTGAAGGCCATTAGCTATGGAGCAGTTGCAACATTTACTATGGTTCAGCTATTATTATTCGTAGTCACCAATAGGTGAGGTGGAATAGTTGAGATTTCTCTAACCTTAAACAAAAAACTCGGATTCGAGCCTAGGGAATATGAAACATTATGATAGGAACACTTTACCTTTTAAACGAACCTGCTCGATATGAATCTAAATTAATCGAACCAATAGATTATAAATACAAGATGgttaaactcaaaaataaaataaaataattccataaGTTCTCGATGCTTGACGAAATAAAGCTAGCTAGCGCCATACTGGCGAAAAATTTACATAAACCTCAGTATTGTTAGTACTTGTCCTTGTTCTAATTTATAATGAAGATAatgttagtagttaatgttctTAACTTATTTCTAGTTCACAATAAATATGGAGTGAAAAAAACCAATATAAATACCACCTCTTTTTCTAATATAGCAGCTAGCTTCACGTCCCAAGAATTCAATTTACTTCTACTAATGTTAGTATTCAACATTTTCAACAAATTACCTAACTTTCCCACAAATTCTGATTACTATTTCGTAAATCCTCTCAAATTTATCAACGTATCAAACAGCTGTTGCATCTAGACTGTTGATTAAGATAAAACAAAGATAGACAATTAGCCATCTTCTCCCATTATCTTAAACATATCAAACTTTAAGTATACTTAGCGTATTTAAACTTCTTGACACAGTATATACATACATACTGTATCAATGAGGGGAGAGACGAGAGACCTGGGATAAGGACGGTGAATGGGGGGCCGGGGTAGGATTAATGAGGAGAAAAATATGCAATATATGGCCAAATAAGTGACCAATTAATACACATAATGGTAGACCAAAAAATCGAAAAATGAATAACTGTATCCATTGTACCAAAACATAATCAACACTTACATTACTTGATTCGTTAACGTCTAAATTAAGTTTTTCCTGATATGATGCGAAGTTGTTTATGGCAAAGTTACATGTGTGAACAATTCTGCAAAAGTTATATGCTTGATTCTTACTATACAGTTCTTCCAATAACATGGGAGAAATGACAGCATTATTTATAGATAAAGGTGATTTGACTATTGGATTGAGAAACAATATGTTATCCAGCTCAAAAAGAGTTTTTTTTATGACTAAGATTTAACATGATATTCACCTCAACCTTTAGCTGAATCCAGCCTATATTAAGTTCACTGTCAAAGATCAAAGCAAGCAAATGTAATTTGTAAAAAGAAGAGGCAATAACCTGAAGGCTGAAACAGCTGGTCCCATTCTGTGTAGATAAGAAGCACGTTCATTCAAACATATGTCAATTTCCAATCTAATGGCTCAGTAGGTTGTAAGCTATTCCAACcacaatattatccttccaaatacaAACAAAACTGCAATTATCAGTCAGTACCTTCCTGCTTTAAAACATATTGAGGCAATAGAATGCTTCTGCAACAGCCTACCTTTCTAATCTTTTGGCCTAATTATTCATCTCTATCTTTTCTTTAAACTATATAGTCAAgaatccaaatataatatcatcccCTCCTTCATAGTTAAACCTCTGTTTCTATTCCCATTTCTGTGAAGGCCCTCTTACAGCAATGGTAATTAGACTCGGTTATTCTCTTCCATTcaagaatattattatttttatgctTACATATCTCATCTAGGCTTTCTTTTAATCATGCATAGGTTTTGGTTGATAACCATGCTGCCAAAGATGGTGCAGAAGATGGAACTCTAGTTGATTTTCGAGGAAATCCGGTTGATAAGTCTCGAACAGGGGGATGGCTAGCTGCAGGACTCATTCTAGGTGCCCTTCCTACCATAAAACTTTGTCTAATATCTTGAGTGTAACAAATGTTTTTGCAGTCTTATAACTGAAAATTTTGTTATAGGAACGGAGTTATCAGAAAGGATATGTGTTATGGGGATATCGATGAATTTAGTTACATACTTGGTTGGAGACTTACATCTTCCAGCCTCCAAATCTGCCAACATTGTCACCAACTTCATGGGCACACTTAATCTTCTTGGTCTTCTAGGTGGTTTCCTTGCAGATGCTAAACTTGGCCGTTATTTGACTGTTGCAATCTTTGCTTCAATTGCTGCTTTGGTAAGATTCTTGAGCCAAATTAGAGATAGAAAAGTTGTCTCCTATATCAACAAGGAAAATCTGAAATGGAAGAAAGAATCCTCACATTAATAGACAACATGTAGCCTAGATTCAGTAAAAGGAAATGATCTGAAAAGGAAACAAGACCTGTGCGCAATTCTAGCCTGTGTCTGGTTTTCCAACTGCTAAAAGATTTGCTATTCACTGAAAGCATTACATGTAAAGCTTACTTGTTTCTCTTAGAAATAGGAAGTTTCTACATATTATAGCCTATATCATTTAAATGCTTCtagatttttaaatttttctatGTATTACAGTTCATAAATGAAGCAATAAATATTGTTTTAACACTTGAACATCCATAATATGTATCTCGTGTCTAACCAGGGGGTAACACTTTTGACACTGGCGACATCCATTCGAAGCATGAAGCCCCCTGAATGTGATTCAAGAAAAGGTCACTGCATTGCAGCCAGTAGCCAGCAACTTGCTCTACTCTATACAGCACTATACACCCtagctcttggtggaggtggaatcaagtcaaacgtttCCGGGTTTGGGTCGGATCAATTTGACCCATCAGATCCTAAGGAAAACAAATCCATGATATACTTCTTCAACAGGTTCTATTTCTGCATAAGCCTGGGTTCTTTGTTTGCAGTGACCGTGTTGGTGTATTTACAAGATAATGTAGGAAGAGGATGGGGATACGGGATATCAGCAGGCACGATGGTCCTGGGTGTGGCTGTATTGATTGGTGGAACGACATTTTATAGATTCAAGAAGCCTCAAGGAAGTCCTTTGACTATCATATGGAGAGTTTTGTTCTTGGCTTGGAGGAAGAGAAAGCTTTCCTACCCTTCTGATCCTGCATTCTTGAATGAATATCACAATGCAAAAGTACCACATACACATATGCTCAGGTAAGCATGATATTAAAAGTAGAAGTAACAGCCTAGAGATGCTTAACGAACTAATTTCAATCACCTAAATCAGACTATTATCTATTATCCATGTAAAACACTGATAATTATGGGAGGGCATTACTTAACTGATTATCTAATTGAAAACCAATGAGAAGATCGCTACTCGCTAGGCAGATCTGATCATACCCAACAGAATGCACAAAATAGACAATAGGCATCACAAGTATGGAATCTTCAACCTACATATATTCACAGGCAATTGCATCAAAATGTAGTCAGTGAAATTTTAACATATACGGCCAGAATTAACCTGACCGCAGTCGTTTTAGGACAGTTAAGGATCATCATATGAAATTAGTAGTAAAAAACAATATTTCATTTAAATAGAAGCTAACCAGTACTAGTAATTGTAATCAAACAGGTGTCTTGACAAGGCAGCCATTATTGATGACAGTGCCACGGCAAATGAAAATAGCAAGAACCGTTGGATTGTTTCAACAGTTACCGAAGTTGAAAAAGTGAAAATGGTGCTTAAACTGATTCCCATATGGTCAACATGCATACTGTTTTGGACAGTATACTCTCAGATGAATACCTTCACCATTGAACAAGCTACTTTCATGAACCGGAATGTCGGCAACTTTGCCATTCCTGCAGGCTCCTTTTCCTTCTTTCTCTTTATTAGCATACTTCTCTTTACTTCAGTAAATGAAAGGGTCACTGTACGTATTGCCAGAAGACTCACTCACAACATCCAAGGACTCACAAGCCTTCAGAGAGTTGGAATTGGACTAGTACTCTCCGTTGCTGGTATGGTAGCTTCAGCTTTGGTAGAACGACTAAGGAGGGACCGTGCCATCCATGACAACTTCAAAATAAGAGCTTTTTGGTTAGTCCCTCAATTCTTCATTGTAGGTGCCGGGGAAGCTTTTGCCTATGTAGGT
Proteins encoded in this window:
- the LOC107779762 gene encoding protein NRT1/ PTR FAMILY 6.4-like, whose amino-acid sequence is MVLVDNHAAKDGAEDGTLVDFRGNPVDKSRTGGWLAAGLILGTELSERICVMGISMNLVTYLVGDLHLPASKSANIVTNFMGTLNLLGLLGGFLADAKLGRYLTVAIFASIAALGVTLLTLATSIRSMKPPECDSRKGHCIAASSQQLALLYTALYTLALGGGGIKSNVSGFGSDQFDPSDPKENKSMIYFFNRFYFCISLGSLFAVTVLVYLQDNVGRGWGYGISAGTMVLGVAVLIGGTTFYRFKKPQGSPLTIIWRVLFLAWRKRKLSYPSDPAFLNEYHNAKVPHTHMLRCLDKAAIIDDSATANENSKNRWIVSTVTEVEKVKMVLKLIPIWSTCILFWTVYSQMNTFTIEQATFMNRNVGNFAIPAGSFSFFLFISILLFTSVNERVTVRIARRLTHNIQGLTSLQRVGIGLVLSVAGMVASALVERLRRDRAIHDNFKIRAFWLVPQFFIVGAGEAFAYVGQLEFFIREAPEGMKSMSTGLFLSTLSMGYFVSSLLVSLVTKVTKGSWLKSNLNKGKLDLFYWLLAVLGVINFLVFIVFSMRHQYKVQRLSSLEDSTKELKDWKDLTLGNKEKKLGAEEKEEA